From the Anaerolineales bacterium genome, one window contains:
- a CDS encoding helix-turn-helix transcriptional regulator → MDDRLLVLQMSAWMEEHLTDADSGRELAAVMGYSENRLRQKFYNVTGETPSGYLRKRRLTEAARALMAGERIVDAALRFGYSSQDNFTTAFKAWFGITPGELQTMDRKQRLFIARMKEPLNIMELKNLKQNDLCTTLMGCMKGASDFYDLDWTNAQLFGYSTHAFMINIHKDLCPSSPYAWKKDSLWLAMRNMGIRKAGTVSLKKGSPAAERAEAEMKLRAHLDAGKLCVLDFLEHQLISGYDTQGFIFLQPWQGGSTVELPSLTFGSWKEAFEREDWIMFTLLEKDDLRADEPALLRSALAVAIRMRTSPEEFQIPYYQSGDGAWEWWLAGIERGLGASHGHWWSGMVWKECRNLASGFFDGLAGSMKPGKPADLCRELSGLYRECGSQLDIAKDKDAPAEKQKAALTKGRELDRRCADAMKDLLAAVV, encoded by the coding sequence ATGGACGATCGACTGCTGGTGCTGCAGATGTCAGCCTGGATGGAGGAACACCTGACCGACGCCGACTCCGGCCGGGAACTGGCGGCGGTCATGGGCTATTCCGAGAACCGCCTGCGGCAGAAGTTCTACAACGTCACCGGCGAAACCCCCTCGGGCTACCTTCGGAAGCGGCGCCTGACCGAGGCGGCCCGGGCGCTGATGGCCGGCGAACGCATCGTCGACGCCGCGCTGCGGTTCGGCTACAGCTCCCAAGACAACTTCACCACCGCATTCAAGGCCTGGTTTGGGATCACCCCGGGGGAACTCCAGACCATGGACCGCAAACAGCGTTTGTTCATCGCCCGGATGAAGGAGCCGCTGAACATCATGGAATTGAAAAACCTCAAACAAAACGACCTGTGCACCACCCTGATGGGGTGCATGAAGGGCGCCTCGGATTTCTACGACCTGGATTGGACCAACGCCCAACTGTTCGGATACAGCACCCACGCGTTCATGATCAACATCCACAAGGACCTTTGCCCCAGTTCGCCCTACGCCTGGAAGAAGGATTCTCTCTGGCTGGCGATGCGGAATATGGGGATCCGCAAGGCCGGTACGGTCAGCCTGAAGAAGGGGTCGCCGGCGGCGGAACGGGCCGAAGCGGAGATGAAACTCCGCGCCCACCTCGACGCGGGCAAACTCTGCGTCCTGGATTTCCTCGAACACCAGCTCATCTCCGGCTACGACACCCAGGGCTTCATTTTTCTCCAGCCCTGGCAAGGGGGGTCCACGGTCGAACTGCCTTCCCTGACCTTCGGCAGTTGGAAGGAGGCCTTCGAGCGCGAGGACTGGATCATGTTCACCTTGCTGGAAAAGGACGACCTGCGGGCCGACGAGCCGGCCCTCCTGCGCTCCGCGCTCGCCGTCGCGATCCGCATGCGGACTTCACCGGAGGAATTCCAAATTCCATACTATCAATCCGGCGACGGCGCCTGGGAGTGGTGGCTGGCGGGAATCGAGAGGGGATTGGGAGCCTCGCACGGCCACTGGTGGAGCGGGATGGTCTGGAAGGAATGCCGCAACCTGGCTTCCGGTTTTTTCGACGGACTCGCCGGATCCATGAAGCCGGGCAAACCGGCGGACTTGTGCCGCGAACTGTCGGGCCTCTACCGGGAGTGCGGGTCGCAGTTGGACATCGCCAAGGATAAGGATGCGCCCGCGGAAAAGCAGAAAGCCGCCCTGACCAAAGGGCGGGAGCTGGACCGCCGGTGCGCGGATGCGATGAAGGATCTGCTCGCGGCAGTGGTGTGA